The Bacteroidales bacterium genome includes a region encoding these proteins:
- a CDS encoding N-6 DNA methylase has translation MKYKNFIQALGFTPKENTFGIFHKKYYGYAIEIDFQNSIFNFGNEINCENKTTQNFSQAENFVVLECVDRLLEKGYHPKNIVLEKTWRTGHGTSGRLDVLVNHDNGSAYLMIECKTWGAEFEKELKNLERNGGQLFTYFQQDKDADILMLYASQLQGNAIEYKSIIVKIEEDYRQTGNVKDFFERWNKLPKTNGIFESWVTPYEFQSKALTKKDLKDLKQEDSSFIFNRFLEILRHNVVSDKPNAFNKIFTLFLCKIVDENINPDEQLGFQWLEGEDNHISFQKRLTDLYNRGMLELLEKKVTDISDSEFDKQFLHVQPLYKDKFKEILTEIRLKKNNEFAIKEVYDDASFEENAKVVKEVVVLLQEFKIRYTYRQQFLSDFFELLLTTGLKQESGQFFTPVPIARFIIKSLPLQEITVQKIEQGNANDLLPTIIDYAAGSGHFLTESMEELQKYIDKLDENNFNPTTTRALKKWKEDQFDWAKDYVYGIEKDYRLVKTAKVSCYLHGDGLAKVIHGDGLGDFATSTEFKDLLKETDKTYPQDNKQFDVIISNPPYSVSAFKGYMDEEKSKIGFDLYDRLTDQSSEIECLFIERTKQLLKDGGVAGIILPSSILSNTGIYTQSREILLKYFEFLGIAELGSNTFMATGTNTVTLFLRRRNNADAYNVEEAIKKCFVTLQDVTINSIEKPLAKYVAHVWDTITFEDYKTLLQKTPNENIEQHEIYKEYIKKIKAKNEQEIWNSILDLEQDKFLYFVLAYPQKLVLVKTGEKNEEKRFLGYEFSNRRGSEGIHAIQRSKSIDECTQLYDADSFTNPEKASTYIYKAFLGEFDLEFPENLQQNLSYHNLVDMLTFDRVDFEKNISLFAKKKVKIESKWEQKKLNQLVSIVRGASPRPIKEYISDEFNGFNWIKIGDVKIGSKFITETKEKISKVGAEKSRIVKKGDFILSNSMSFGRPYIMGIDGCIHDGWLLLSDFSKKLNKDYLYYMLSDKIVQEQFINAASGGTSVDNLNIDKVSHTLIPLPPIGIQQIIVSEIGALEQQEQNAIEEVEKLRFYIGKIINNSKASLIKLEDITTKIGSGATPRGGEGSYQSSGISLIRSQNIYDYGMIERGLAFINEGQAKKLGNVTVEKDDILFNITGASIARCCIVEDKYIPARVNQHVSIIRTNEKALPKYVQSILVSTEFKEKLLEIGNGATSRQAITKLQLEEFKIPLPSIEEQKKIVSEIEKIETKINELENQIAEIPKQKEKILKKYLE, from the coding sequence ATGAAATACAAAAACTTCATACAGGCATTAGGATTTACACCTAAAGAAAATACTTTCGGTATTTTTCATAAAAAATACTATGGCTACGCTATTGAGATTGATTTTCAAAACTCAATTTTTAATTTTGGCAATGAAATAAACTGTGAAAATAAAACCACTCAAAATTTTTCTCAAGCCGAAAACTTCGTTGTTCTTGAATGTGTGGATAGGCTACTTGAAAAGGGATACCATCCAAAAAACATAGTTTTAGAAAAAACCTGGAGGACTGGACATGGTACAAGCGGAAGATTAGATGTTCTGGTAAACCATGATAATGGATCAGCCTATTTGATGATTGAATGCAAGACTTGGGGAGCGGAATTTGAAAAAGAGCTTAAGAATTTGGAAAGAAATGGTGGTCAGCTTTTTACCTATTTCCAACAGGATAAGGATGCAGATATTTTGATGTTGTATGCTTCCCAACTTCAAGGAAATGCCATAGAGTACAAAAGCATCATTGTAAAAATTGAAGAAGATTACCGACAAACAGGAAATGTAAAAGACTTCTTTGAACGTTGGAATAAACTACCTAAAACCAATGGTATTTTTGAAAGTTGGGTTACACCTTATGAATTTCAAAGTAAAGCACTCACTAAAAAAGATTTAAAAGATTTAAAGCAAGAGGATAGTAGTTTCATTTTTAATCGCTTTTTAGAAATACTGAGGCACAACGTAGTTTCTGACAAACCTAATGCCTTTAATAAGATATTTACACTTTTCCTTTGTAAAATCGTTGATGAAAACATAAATCCTGACGAGCAATTAGGTTTTCAGTGGCTCGAAGGAGAAGACAATCATATTTCCTTTCAAAAAAGGCTGACCGACCTTTACAACCGAGGAATGCTTGAACTTTTAGAAAAGAAAGTTACAGATATAAGTGATAGTGAATTTGACAAACAGTTTTTACACGTACAACCACTATACAAAGACAAATTCAAAGAGATTTTAACTGAAATTCGACTTAAAAAGAACAATGAATTTGCCATAAAAGAGGTGTATGATGATGCTTCTTTTGAGGAAAATGCTAAGGTAGTAAAAGAAGTAGTAGTGTTACTTCAAGAGTTTAAAATCCGCTATACTTACCGCCAACAGTTTTTAAGTGACTTTTTTGAATTGTTATTAACCACTGGATTGAAACAAGAATCAGGTCAATTTTTCACTCCTGTTCCAATTGCTCGTTTTATTATCAAGAGTTTACCACTTCAAGAAATTACCGTTCAAAAAATTGAGCAAGGAAACGCGAATGATTTACTTCCCACGATAATTGATTATGCAGCGGGAAGTGGACATTTTTTGACGGAATCAATGGAAGAGTTACAAAAATACATTGATAAATTGGACGAAAACAATTTTAATCCTACCACCACAAGAGCCTTAAAAAAATGGAAAGAAGATCAATTTGATTGGGCTAAAGATTACGTTTATGGTATAGAAAAAGATTACCGTTTAGTAAAAACAGCCAAAGTAAGTTGTTATTTGCACGGTGATGGCTTGGCAAAAGTAATTCACGGTGATGGTTTGGGTGATTTTGCGACTTCAACAGAATTCAAAGATTTACTAAAAGAAACCGATAAAACCTATCCGCAAGACAACAAACAATTTGATGTAATTATTTCAAATCCTCCTTACTCGGTATCTGCTTTTAAAGGATACATGGATGAAGAAAAATCAAAAATTGGTTTTGATTTGTACGACAGATTGACCGACCAAAGTTCCGAAATAGAATGTTTGTTTATTGAACGTACCAAACAATTGCTTAAAGATGGCGGTGTGGCAGGAATTATTTTACCAAGCAGCATTTTGAGCAATACAGGCATTTACACACAATCAAGAGAAATCCTTTTAAAGTATTTTGAATTTTTAGGCATTGCCGAATTAGGCTCCAATACTTTTATGGCAACAGGCACAAACACCGTTACCCTATTTTTAAGACGCAGAAACAATGCAGATGCATACAATGTAGAAGAAGCCATTAAAAAATGTTTTGTAACCCTGCAGGATGTTACGATAAATAGTATTGAAAAACCGCTTGCCAAATATGTGGCTCACGTTTGGGACACGATTACTTTTGAAGATTATAAAACTCTTTTGCAGAAAACCCCGAATGAAAATATAGAACAACACGAAATTTACAAGGAATACATCAAGAAAATTAAAGCCAAAAACGAGCAAGAGATTTGGAATAGTATTTTAGATTTAGAACAAGACAAGTTCCTTTATTTTGTACTGGCTTATCCTCAGAAACTCGTTTTGGTAAAAACTGGCGAAAAGAATGAAGAAAAACGCTTTTTAGGTTACGAATTTAGCAACCGAAGAGGTAGCGAAGGGATACACGCAATTCAAAGAAGCAAAAGCATAGACGAGTGCACCCAATTGTATGATGCTGATAGTTTTACTAATCCTGAAAAAGCAAGCACCTATATTTATAAAGCATTTTTAGGCGAGTTTGATTTAGAATTTCCTGAAAATTTACAACAAAACCTGAGCTACCACAACTTGGTAGATATGCTCACTTTTGACCGAGTGGACTTTGAAAAAAACATTTCACTCTTTGCTAAAAAAAAAGTGAAAATTGAGAGTAAATGGGAACAAAAAAAATTAAATCAGCTTGTTTCAATTGTTAGAGGAGCTTCACCTAGGCCTATTAAAGAATATATTTCTGATGAATTTAATGGATTCAATTGGATAAAAATTGGTGATGTCAAAATTGGGTCAAAGTTTATTACAGAAACTAAAGAAAAAATATCTAAAGTGGGTGCGGAAAAATCTCGTATCGTAAAAAAAGGGGATTTTATTCTTTCCAATTCAATGAGTTTTGGTAGACCATATATTATGGGAATTGATGGATGTATTCACGATGGATGGCTTTTATTAAGTGATTTTTCAAAAAAGTTAAACAAAGATTATTTGTATTATATGCTTTCTGACAAAATTGTACAGGAACAATTTATTAATGCGGCAAGTGGTGGAACTTCGGTTGACAATCTAAATATTGATAAAGTTTCTCATACTTTAATTCCACTCCCACCAATCGGCATTCAGCAAATAATAGTTTCTGAAATTGGAGCATTAGAACAGCAAGAGCAAAATGCGATTGAGGAGGTTGAAAAACTTAGATTTTACATTGGTAAAATAATCAATAACTCAAAAGCATCCTTAATAAAATTAGAAGACATTACCACCAAAATAGGTAGTGGTGCTACTCCTAGAGGAGGAGAAGGTTCCTATCAGTCAAGTGGTATAAGTTTAATTAGAAGTCAAAACATTTATGACTACGGAATGATTGAGAGGGGTCTTGCTTTTATTAACGAAGGACAAGCTAAAAAACTCGGTAACGTAACAGTAGAGAAAGATGATATTCTTTTTAATATTACTGGAGCTTCTATTGCAAGATGTTGTATTGTTGAGGATAAGTATATACCCGCCAGAGTGAATCAGCACGTTTCAATAATTAGAACAAATGAAAAAGCACTTCCTAAATATGTTCAATCAATATTAGTAAGTACTGAATTCAAAGAGAAATTATTAGAAATTGGCAATGGTGCCACTTCAAGGCAGGCAATTACTAAGTTACAGTTAGAAGAATTTAAAATCCCTTTACCGTCTATAGAAGAACAAAAAAAGATAGTTTCAGAAATAGAAAAGATTGAAACCAAAATAAATGAATTGGAAAATCAAATAGCTGAAATTCCAAAACAGAAAGAGAAAATATTGAAAAAGTATTTGGAGTAA
- a CDS encoding helix-turn-helix transcriptional regulator — translation METFGEFLRAERKKRGLNQSEFGQPLGVIMTEISKIENDHKKFPFASLEALANFLGKDYLELKNLYVADKLVEEAHKYECSDAVFSVAESQSKYLRNKNVKQGKFKF, via the coding sequence ATGGAAACATTTGGGGAGTTTTTGAGAGCCGAAAGAAAAAAGAGGGGATTAAACCAAAGTGAATTTGGCCAACCACTAGGTGTAATTATGACTGAAATTTCAAAAATTGAGAATGATCACAAGAAGTTTCCCTTTGCTAGTTTAGAAGCACTTGCCAATTTTTTAGGAAAGGATTATTTGGAGTTGAAAAACCTATATGTCGCTGACAAGTTGGTTGAGGAAGCTCATAAATACGAATGTTCCGATGCTGTTTTCTCTGTAGCGGAAAGTCAGTCGAAATATTTGAGAAATAAGAATGTTAAACAAGGCAAATTTAAGTTCTAA
- a CDS encoding TlpA disulfide reductase family protein, which produces MKSKAFFIVATFFFGINSLMYGQEKTGLDIGDKAPNIIEKGIDGTTFELDSLRGKIVLIDFWASYCGPCRKKHKLLIPLYEKYKDAAFTTGNGFTVFSVSLDGNKERWSKAVEKDGLIWPCHVSDLSGIISSKHRKTYNASFIPVNYLIDGNGIIIGKNLFGEELEEALKGMMKK; this is translated from the coding sequence ATGAAATCAAAAGCCTTTTTTATTGTAGCAACCTTTTTCTTCGGCATCAATTCGCTGATGTACGGCCAGGAAAAAACAGGTCTTGATATTGGCGACAAAGCACCCAATATCATTGAAAAAGGAATCGACGGAACAACCTTTGAGCTTGACTCACTAAGAGGGAAAATTGTTCTGATTGACTTTTGGGCCTCCTATTGCGGGCCATGCCGTAAGAAACACAAGCTGCTTATTCCTTTGTACGAAAAATACAAAGACGCTGCTTTCACAACCGGAAACGGATTCACTGTTTTTAGTGTCTCACTCGACGGAAACAAGGAAAGATGGAGTAAAGCGGTTGAGAAGGACGGACTTATCTGGCCCTGCCATGTGAGCGATCTAAGCGGAATAATTTCAAGTAAGCACAGGAAAACATACAACGCTTCTTTTATTCCGGTTAACTATCTGATAGACGGGAACGGAATCATTATCGGGAAAAACCTTTTCGGGGAAGAGCTTGAAGAAGCGCTGAAAGGAATGATGAAAAAATAA
- a CDS encoding TonB-dependent receptor, with amino-acid sequence MRKTHLVLLILLIAHAQIIFAQKTKTDANIIGHVVCEGQHIPFATVSIKGTTIGTTADETGHFHLIHLPEGEHIILAQALGYKPQEKSITATAHETKELNFELEQDYLGLEEVVITGDRNASNRLNSSTIVNTLTPKLFATTQSVTLSEGLNFSPGLRMENNCQNCGFSQVRMNGMEGPYSQILINSRPIFSGLAGVYGLELIPSNMIERVEIIRGGGSALYGSNAIAGTINLILKDPINNAYEVGINSGMTGVGVSGSGDAVLDYSVNFNTSLVSADNKTGMALYGFYRDREPFDANNDSFSEIASLKNTTIGARVYHRFGTKARISGDFFHINEKRRGGDRFEYPVHEANIAEALDHNITTGALTYEHFIGKSDLISVFVSGQRINRDSYYGANQSLKDYGLTQDFSYTFGAQYNAQFENSRIVAGIENDGGWLTDEKPGYADIENAVIIGDSILSIPHTSTLTITDQTTNTTGLFAQYEIDWRRLKVSVGARLDHYQISDREQTDEDKSGNVLSPRVALKYDVKKYLQARLSYSQGYRAPQLFDEDLHVETSGSRRVIHRNSPDLEQETSHSFMASLDFNKLLGTVNIGLLVEGFYTQLNNAFVNEFSAPDQNGEVIYTRMNADDGANVQGINIELNVVPMTPFSLKTGFTMQKSRYEEAQEFDEKKFLRTPDQYGYLTLDWQTTKKLGISASGNYTGKMLVPYFGINIPDPDAGELRESPIFFDMGAKVRYDIKLNGATLRLFAGIKNIFNAYQDDFDIGVDRDPGYIYGPMTPRTIYVGLKISNFLT; translated from the coding sequence ATGAGAAAAACACATCTTGTCCTACTAATTTTACTGATAGCACACGCACAAATTATTTTTGCACAAAAAACTAAAACCGATGCCAATATCATCGGACACGTGGTATGCGAAGGCCAGCACATTCCCTTTGCCACCGTGAGCATCAAAGGCACCACTATTGGCACCACCGCCGACGAAACCGGCCATTTCCATCTCATCCACCTGCCCGAAGGCGAGCACATTATTCTTGCGCAGGCGCTCGGATACAAGCCACAGGAAAAATCGATAACTGCGACGGCACACGAAACCAAAGAGTTGAACTTTGAGCTGGAGCAGGATTACCTGGGCCTGGAAGAGGTGGTGATTACCGGCGACCGCAACGCTTCCAACCGGCTCAATTCATCAACGATCGTAAATACGCTTACGCCCAAACTTTTTGCTACCACACAATCGGTGACGCTAAGCGAGGGACTCAACTTCAGCCCCGGCTTGCGCATGGAAAACAACTGCCAGAACTGTGGCTTTTCGCAGGTGCGGATGAACGGCATGGAAGGACCCTATTCGCAAATTCTTATCAACAGCCGCCCCATCTTCAGCGGGCTTGCGGGAGTGTATGGGCTGGAGCTTATACCCTCGAACATGATAGAGCGTGTGGAGATAATCCGTGGGGGCGGCTCCGCACTTTATGGCAGCAACGCCATTGCCGGCACCATCAATCTGATATTAAAAGATCCAATAAATAATGCCTATGAAGTGGGAATAAACTCGGGGATGACCGGCGTAGGAGTTTCCGGATCGGGAGATGCAGTGCTTGATTATTCTGTTAATTTTAATACTTCGCTCGTGAGTGCCGACAACAAGACAGGCATGGCGCTGTATGGATTTTATCGCGACAGAGAACCCTTCGATGCCAACAACGATAGCTTCTCCGAAATTGCCTCACTCAAAAACACCACCATCGGTGCGCGGGTTTACCATCGCTTTGGAACAAAAGCACGCATTTCGGGCGATTTTTTCCATATCAACGAAAAACGGCGCGGCGGCGACAGGTTTGAATATCCGGTGCACGAGGCCAATATTGCCGAAGCCCTGGATCACAACATCACAACCGGTGCGCTGACGTATGAGCATTTTATCGGAAAAAGTGATCTGATATCCGTTTTTGTTTCGGGGCAGCGTATCAACAGAGATTCCTACTACGGCGCCAACCAATCGCTGAAAGACTACGGATTGACGCAGGATTTTTCGTACACCTTCGGGGCGCAATACAATGCCCAATTTGAAAACTCCAGAATAGTGGCTGGCATCGAAAACGACGGCGGCTGGCTTACCGATGAAAAGCCGGGTTATGCCGACATCGAAAATGCCGTCATCATTGGCGATTCCATTTTAAGCATTCCACACACCTCAACGCTCACCATTACCGACCAGACCACCAACACCACCGGGCTTTTTGCCCAGTACGAAATCGATTGGCGCAGATTGAAAGTTTCGGTAGGCGCCCGGCTGGATCATTATCAGATCAGCGATAGAGAGCAAACCGACGAGGACAAATCAGGAAATGTTCTCAGCCCGCGTGTTGCATTGAAATATGACGTTAAAAAATACCTGCAGGCACGCCTGAGCTACTCACAAGGCTATCGTGCTCCACAGCTTTTCGACGAAGACCTGCACGTAGAAACATCAGGCTCGCGCCGCGTGATACACCGCAACAGTCCCGATCTGGAACAGGAAACAAGTCATAGCTTTATGGCTTCCCTCGATTTCAACAAACTTTTGGGCACCGTTAATATCGGGCTGCTTGTGGAAGGATTTTACACACAGCTCAACAATGCTTTTGTAAACGAATTTAGCGCTCCCGACCAAAACGGCGAGGTGATTTATACACGCATGAATGCCGACGACGGCGCCAATGTGCAGGGTATTAATATAGAACTGAATGTGGTGCCGATGACGCCATTTTCACTCAAAACGGGCTTTACCATGCAAAAGAGCAGATACGAAGAGGCACAGGAGTTTGACGAGAAAAAGTTTTTACGCACGCCGGATCAATATGGCTACCTGACCCTCGACTGGCAAACAACCAAAAAGCTGGGCATTTCTGCTTCGGGCAATTATACCGGCAAAATGCTCGTGCCTTACTTCGGCATAAATATCCCCGACCCTGACGCCGGCGAGCTACGGGAGTCGCCCATCTTTTTTGATATGGGCGCAAAAGTTCGTTACGACATCAAACTCAACGGAGCCACGCTGCGGCTGTTTGCAGGCATCAAAAACATATTCAATGCCTATCAGGACGATTTTGATATTGGCGTCGACCGCGACCCGGGCTACATTTATGGCCCCATGACGCCGCGCACCATTTATGTGGGACTAAAAATCAGCAACTTCCTCACCTAA
- the ccsA gene encoding cytochrome c biogenesis protein CcsA: protein MKKIFDALFSMHLTVVLLLMFALSAAMATFIENDYGTIAARVAVYEATWFEILLALLVINLAGSLVIHHSWRRKKYALFMFHLAFIIIFVGAGITRFFSYEGMMHIREGETSSEITSTSTFLTATYQSGGETFYEQQHVLMSPYDRKAPNFKLNTPDGNFKIETIGYIANANLEVVPVKGGNPIASLFVMSGMQRETITLSSGEVRQVGNMQMSFDSGEMLAGELQLMFDGSRLMFQAADTIFITNMGSEVSGYILPHQKAEMQPMQLYDLGKSRIVLRSFEPSGTLQPVPVSNQMQLATGLDAVMLRISSGNSTVSTWVTGNRGVQGKADPVEIDGKTLQIAYGAITIPIPFALQLNEFILDRYPGSNSPSSYASEVTLIDTERDNRFDFRIFMNHILNYRGYRFYQSSYDTDEQGTVLSVNHDGLGTIVTYIGYFLMALGMLMALISKRSRFGYLLNKITETRRKKMNLLQVILLMLMITTAMSATSQEMTDVNGTQVPVIDREHAKKFGELIVLGPGNRLEPVNSLTGQLTRKFTGSTNFAGLTSDQIVLGIITDPALWQTVPLLKTTNKELREQLGISGKYASFSDFFQDGKTTNYLMSQWVETAYQKKSMDQTKFDKEVIKMDEKVNIFYFIHTYNYLKLFPKTTDPADKWFAPNEEVTGMPADDSNFVRNVIPLYANTLAEALTSGNYATPNDIVDDIDIYQRKYAGDLLPSDMHRRIEIIYNKVEIFERLFRYYGLVGLIFLLVLFAKLVTPKLKINFFKNVLIGILAVMYLFQTLGIVARWYISGHAPLSNGYESMIFIAWATMTGGFLLSRRSNIALAATTVLASLTLFVAHLNWMNPEVTNLVPVLKSIWLTIHVAIITSSYGFLGLGMILGLFNLLLMIFQNRNNLVSFNLTIREISLTAEATIIIGLYMLTIGTFLGGVWANESWGRYWGWDPKETWALITILVYAVIVHLNFIPGIMGRYVFNALAVVGFSSVLMTYFGVNYYLSGLHSYAAGDPVPIPAFVYYTIAILLVILIFAYIKNSKTKTLIRTLQREGNQETGMEENR from the coding sequence ATGAAAAAAATATTTGATGCATTGTTCTCGATGCACCTCACCGTGGTATTGTTGCTCATGTTTGCACTCTCGGCGGCCATGGCCACCTTTATCGAAAACGACTACGGAACCATAGCGGCGCGTGTGGCCGTTTACGAAGCTACCTGGTTTGAAATATTGCTTGCACTATTGGTCATAAATCTGGCTGGCAGCCTGGTGATTCATCATTCGTGGCGCCGCAAGAAGTACGCGTTGTTTATGTTTCACCTGGCTTTTATTATAATCTTTGTAGGTGCTGGCATCACGCGGTTTTTTAGTTATGAAGGGATGATGCACATCCGTGAAGGGGAAACCAGCAGCGAGATCACCAGCACCAGCACCTTCCTCACTGCCACATATCAAAGCGGCGGCGAGACCTTTTATGAGCAGCAGCATGTGCTCATGTCGCCCTATGATAGGAAGGCACCCAACTTTAAATTGAATACACCTGACGGTAATTTTAAGATAGAAACTATAGGATATATTGCCAACGCAAACCTCGAAGTTGTTCCTGTTAAGGGCGGAAATCCTATCGCATCGCTGTTTGTGATGAGTGGCATGCAGCGCGAAACCATTACTCTATCTTCGGGCGAGGTGCGACAGGTGGGAAATATGCAGATGAGTTTCGATAGCGGCGAAATGCTTGCAGGCGAATTGCAGTTGATGTTCGACGGTAGCCGGCTGATGTTTCAGGCTGCCGACACCATTTTTATCACCAACATGGGATCAGAGGTAAGCGGCTATATTTTGCCCCATCAAAAGGCGGAGATGCAGCCGATGCAGCTATACGACCTGGGGAAGAGCCGCATCGTTTTGCGCAGCTTCGAGCCAAGCGGCACCCTACAACCGGTGCCGGTCTCCAACCAAATGCAGCTGGCCACAGGATTGGATGCTGTGATGTTGCGGATCAGCAGCGGTAACAGCACCGTGAGCACCTGGGTTACCGGAAACCGTGGCGTGCAAGGCAAAGCAGATCCTGTTGAAATTGATGGAAAGACTTTACAAATCGCTTATGGCGCCATTACCATCCCCATTCCTTTTGCTTTGCAACTCAACGAATTCATTCTCGATCGCTATCCTGGCTCGAACAGTCCGTCTTCATACGCCAGCGAGGTGACGCTTATTGACACCGAACGCGACAACCGCTTTGACTTTCGCATTTTCATGAATCATATCCTCAATTACCGTGGCTATCGCTTTTACCAGTCGTCGTACGATACCGACGAACAAGGGACGGTGCTTTCGGTAAACCACGATGGCCTGGGAACGATCGTAACCTACATCGGCTATTTTTTGATGGCGTTGGGAATGTTGATGGCGCTGATAAGTAAGCGTTCACGGTTTGGATATCTATTAAATAAAATAACCGAAACACGTCGCAAAAAAATGAACCTGCTGCAGGTAATTCTTTTGATGTTGATGATTACGACGGCCATGTCTGCCACTTCGCAGGAGATGACCGACGTGAACGGCACACAGGTTCCGGTGATCGACCGCGAACATGCCAAAAAATTTGGTGAACTGATCGTGCTGGGACCCGGCAACCGTCTGGAGCCGGTAAACTCACTCACCGGTCAGTTGACGCGTAAATTCACCGGCAGCACCAACTTCGCAGGACTCACCTCCGACCAGATTGTATTGGGGATCATTACCGATCCGGCGCTGTGGCAAACGGTGCCGCTTCTTAAAACGACAAACAAAGAGCTGCGCGAACAGCTCGGCATCAGCGGAAAATACGCCAGCTTCTCCGACTTTTTTCAGGACGGAAAAACCACCAACTACCTTATGAGCCAATGGGTGGAAACGGCTTATCAGAAGAAAAGCATGGACCAAACCAAGTTTGATAAAGAGGTGATAAAGATGGATGAGAAGGTCAATATTTTCTATTTTATTCATACCTACAACTACCTGAAGCTATTTCCAAAAACAACGGATCCGGCCGACAAGTGGTTTGCTCCTAACGAAGAAGTGACGGGCATGCCTGCCGACGACAGCAACTTTGTGCGCAACGTCATTCCGCTTTACGCTAATACATTGGCCGAAGCCTTGACCAGCGGTAACTATGCAACTCCCAACGACATCGTAGATGACATCGATATTTACCAACGCAAATATGCCGGCGACCTGCTGCCCTCCGACATGCATCGCCGCATCGAAATTATTTATAACAAAGTAGAGATTTTTGAACGGCTTTTCCGCTATTACGGTTTGGTAGGATTGATATTCCTGTTGGTGCTTTTTGCTAAATTGGTGACGCCAAAGCTGAAAATAAATTTTTTTAAAAATGTCCTTATCGGAATATTGGCGGTGATGTACCTATTTCAGACGCTGGGTATCGTGGCACGGTGGTATATCTCCGGTCATGCGCCATTGAGCAACGGCTACGAGAGCATGATATTTATTGCCTGGGCTACCATGACGGGCGGCTTCCTGCTTTCGCGCCGCAGCAATATTGCCCTGGCAGCTACCACAGTGCTGGCGTCGCTCACCCTGTTTGTGGCGCATCTCAACTGGATGAATCCCGAGGTAACCAACCTGGTGCCGGTACTCAAGTCGATATGGCTAACCATTCACGTGGCCATCATCACTTCGAGCTATGGGTTTTTAGGGCTTGGAATGATTCTGGGACTTTTCAACCTGCTGCTGATGATCTTCCAGAACCGTAATAACCTGGTGAGTTTTAATCTGACCATCCGTGAGATTTCGCTTACTGCGGAGGCCACGATTATTATCGGATTGTATATGCTTACCATCGGAACTTTCCTGGGCGGCGTGTGGGCCAACGAGTCGTGGGGGCGCTACTGGGGCTGGGATCCCAAAGAAACCTGGGCGCTGATAACGATTCTGGTTTATGCCGTGATTGTTCATCTCAACTTTATACCCGGTATCATGGGGCGCTACGTGTTCAATGCGCTGGCGGTGGTGGGGTTCAGCTCGGTGCTGATGACCTATTTCGGTGTGAATTACTACCTGTCGGGGCTGCACAGCTACGCTGCCGGCGATCCGGTGCCGATACCCGCTTTTGTTTATTACACCATTGCCATTCTTTTAGTAATTCTGATATTTGCCTATATCAAAAATTCTAAAACCAAAACACTGATACGCACCTTGCAACGGGAAGGAAATCAGGAGACGGGGATGGAAGAAAATAGGTAG